Proteins encoded in a region of the Pelagicoccus sp. SDUM812003 genome:
- a CDS encoding GAF domain-containing protein yields the protein MQRLSENPNTLLALYRISQAASSANTPRDAYIVIIEELQRLYDPHAAAICLINPNTSLLEIDYALGYPPNLPELAIHPGKGISGRAAFNGEPILCNDVETDPRYVKLIEGVRSKIAAPMIAGGQIIGALNVDRDHVDGFTEDDLDNLVHIANEASRVLQSVWRKRQLVMQSSQLNALIEVGQSIVSKFEIQSLWQTVTEAAHQLTGAGLCTLQLYESKEKKVSLQTVFPENLEFLDMVGDIAVTESLAGSAIRTKRQVEFSNITTPDYRDLHDVPHDSEVTSCLSTPMIYEGKVIGIINVFTRERHRFANSERRLLQAFASLAAVAAQNAELYSRVFNSEERLRKSERLTTLGLLSAEIAHEIRNPLTVIKLLFSSLDLQYPESDPRNKDKQVIREKIDHLEEIVSKVLSFGKAPEGIFTHWDIDDLIADTCLLVRHKMGQLKIDLRHHASSRKARVNGNKGQLQQVLLNLIINATDAMPKGGILTITTKVEQIERRSVVALYIEDTGSGIPENLVARIFDSFLTGKAEGTGLGLSIVKRILRSHHGDISVTDTSEHGTTMRIELPFVR from the coding sequence TTGCAACGTCTCAGCGAAAATCCGAACACCCTGCTGGCGCTCTACCGCATCAGCCAAGCGGCGAGCAGCGCCAACACTCCGCGCGACGCCTACATCGTCATCATCGAAGAGCTCCAGCGGCTCTACGATCCGCACGCCGCGGCTATCTGTCTCATAAATCCAAATACGAGCCTGCTGGAGATCGACTACGCTCTCGGGTACCCGCCCAACCTTCCCGAACTGGCCATCCATCCGGGAAAAGGCATCTCCGGACGAGCCGCGTTCAACGGGGAGCCGATTCTTTGCAACGACGTCGAGACCGATCCGCGCTACGTGAAGCTCATCGAAGGCGTGCGTTCCAAGATCGCCGCCCCGATGATCGCAGGCGGCCAGATCATCGGAGCCCTCAACGTGGACCGCGATCACGTCGACGGGTTCACGGAAGACGACCTCGACAACCTGGTCCATATCGCCAACGAGGCATCGCGCGTGCTGCAAAGCGTCTGGCGAAAACGCCAGCTGGTCATGCAGTCCAGCCAGCTCAACGCCTTGATCGAAGTCGGACAAAGCATTGTATCTAAATTTGAAATACAAAGCCTTTGGCAAACCGTGACCGAAGCGGCCCACCAACTGACGGGGGCTGGCCTCTGCACGCTGCAGCTGTACGAGTCGAAGGAGAAGAAGGTCAGCCTGCAGACCGTTTTCCCCGAAAACCTGGAATTCTTGGACATGGTGGGCGACATCGCAGTGACCGAAAGCCTCGCTGGCTCCGCCATTCGAACCAAACGGCAAGTGGAGTTCTCCAACATCACCACGCCTGACTACCGGGACTTGCATGACGTGCCGCACGATTCCGAGGTCACCTCCTGCCTCTCCACTCCGATGATCTACGAGGGCAAGGTGATCGGCATCATAAACGTATTCACTCGGGAACGACACCGCTTCGCAAACAGCGAGCGACGCCTCCTCCAGGCCTTCGCCAGCCTAGCTGCCGTGGCCGCCCAGAACGCCGAGCTCTACTCGCGCGTGTTTAATAGCGAGGAGCGCCTGCGCAAAAGCGAACGCCTCACCACCCTAGGACTGCTCTCAGCGGAGATCGCCCACGAGATCCGAAATCCGCTCACCGTGATCAAGCTTCTCTTCAGCTCGCTCGACCTGCAATACCCGGAGAGCGATCCGCGCAACAAGGACAAACAAGTCATCCGAGAAAAGATCGACCACCTGGAAGAAATCGTCAGCAAGGTGCTCTCCTTCGGCAAGGCCCCAGAGGGGATTTTCACGCACTGGGACATCGACGACCTGATCGCCGACACCTGCTTGCTGGTGCGACACAAGATGGGACAGCTCAAGATCGACCTCAGGCACCATGCCAGCTCGCGCAAGGCCCGAGTGAATGGCAACAAAGGCCAGCTGCAGCAGGTCCTGCTGAACCTCATCATCAACGCCACTGACGCCATGCCCAAGGGCGGTATCCTCACTATCACTACAAAAGTGGAGCAGATCGAAAGGCGATCGGTGGTCGCCCTCTACATCGAGGACACAGGCTCCGGCATCCCCGAGAACCTAGTCGCCCGCATCTTCGACTCCTTCCTCACCGGAAAAGCCGAGGGCACAGGCCTGGGGCTTTCCATCGTCAAACGCATCCTGCGCTCTCACCACGGCGATATCAGCGTCACGGATACAAGCGAACATGGCACCACCATGCGCATCGAGCTTCCCTTCGTTCGCTAA
- a CDS encoding GldG family protein, protein MDSFQNNRISDRLQAIVQVALVFLILIAVNYIGMRTYQRIDLTKGNIYSLSPETRAYLQQLDQPIQAIVTIPENSDDPGLSDILKDVRLLLREYEYATRNQGENRVTVEYLNIYSQTSRARALGIDDPNVIVFKTGNRQRQVRINELYKLQDSELREFLGENVFTRSILEIVESSEPVIYVTTGHGELAPNDVGQESGASALFNELKSRNFATRPIDLSTAERIPEDASMLLIASPKARFLPQEQLLLQNYLDKRAGRVLILLEPGHEHGLDDLLYNWGLLVEDALVVERDPAYIINGGDLIIRRFADHPVTSSLYNLNIRVITDRAISVREDPGRPLDDSLAVTELLITSDNSWADRQYRKPGPATFDPSIDIPGPVKIAAISEQQVDSSLGISLPGGKVTVIGTSNFVSNQRIQSSGNLYLILNAINYSIDRFTRLNIPPRPIRKVKLDLSLEQLHLVRYLIWFGPPAIVGLLGLLVYLSRRN, encoded by the coding sequence ATGGACTCCTTTCAGAACAACCGCATTTCAGACCGCCTCCAAGCGATCGTCCAGGTTGCCCTCGTCTTTCTCATCCTGATCGCCGTCAACTACATCGGCATGCGCACCTACCAGCGCATCGATCTGACCAAAGGAAACATCTACTCCCTCTCCCCGGAAACGCGAGCCTACCTCCAGCAGCTCGACCAGCCCATTCAAGCCATCGTCACCATCCCGGAAAACTCCGACGATCCCGGCCTCTCCGATATCCTTAAGGACGTGCGCCTGCTGCTGCGGGAGTATGAATACGCCACGCGAAACCAGGGCGAAAACCGCGTCACCGTCGAATACCTCAACATCTACAGCCAGACCAGCCGAGCTCGAGCCCTAGGCATCGACGATCCGAACGTCATCGTCTTCAAGACGGGAAATCGGCAGCGACAGGTCCGCATCAACGAACTCTACAAGCTGCAGGACTCCGAGCTGCGCGAATTCCTAGGCGAAAACGTCTTCACCCGCTCCATCCTGGAGATCGTGGAAAGCAGCGAACCGGTCATCTACGTCACCACCGGTCACGGCGAGCTGGCGCCGAACGACGTCGGACAGGAAAGCGGCGCCTCCGCCCTCTTCAACGAGCTCAAATCCCGCAACTTCGCCACCCGCCCCATCGACCTCAGCACCGCCGAACGCATCCCGGAGGACGCTTCCATGCTCCTGATCGCCTCCCCCAAGGCCCGCTTTCTTCCCCAGGAGCAGCTGCTGCTGCAGAACTACCTCGACAAGCGAGCCGGCCGCGTGCTGATCCTGCTCGAGCCCGGGCACGAGCACGGACTCGACGACCTTCTCTACAATTGGGGGCTGCTAGTGGAGGACGCCCTAGTGGTGGAGAGGGACCCGGCCTACATCATAAACGGGGGCGACCTCATCATCCGACGCTTCGCGGACCACCCGGTCACCAGTTCGCTCTACAACCTGAACATTCGCGTCATCACCGATCGCGCCATCTCGGTGCGCGAGGATCCAGGTCGCCCGCTCGACGATTCCCTCGCGGTCACCGAACTGCTGATCACATCGGACAACAGCTGGGCCGATCGACAATACCGCAAACCCGGACCGGCGACCTTCGACCCGAGCATCGACATCCCGGGGCCGGTCAAGATCGCCGCGATTTCCGAGCAGCAGGTCGACTCCTCCCTCGGCATCTCTCTGCCCGGCGGAAAGGTCACCGTGATCGGGACCTCCAACTTCGTATCCAACCAGCGGATTCAATCATCGGGCAACCTCTACCTGATCCTCAACGCCATCAACTACTCCATCGACCGCTTCACGCGGCTCAACATCCCCCCGCGCCCCATCCGAAAGGTCAAACTCGACCTCTCCTTGGAACAGCTCCACCTCGTGCGCTATCTCATCTGGTTCGGCCCGCCCGCCATCGTCGGCCTGCTTGGCCTCCTCGTCTACCTTTCCCGCAGAAACTAG
- a CDS encoding DUF4340 domain-containing protein has protein sequence MRLKITLTLLAILLGLLTYIFYIDNQIDEDDYDQTRSNVLGDLAIGLDYLSILNNATGQRITLQLRNNKWFLTEPYEWPANEFAVQRILTELRFLERISSFETDIVSQSGVSMSDYGLRPPQSTLFLGRGKERVAIGIGKPTEIGNNLYILSTDQSQVLVVNRSLLESLSVSLDSLRSSRLFQTAVFEVTSWNIQVRENNRNVRAWFAKEGDRWNFQTPIRARADSAAVNTLLNRCLNLEADSIVASNPTDLSPYGLQSPLYRIAIESDQNREVLEIGERISPESDFRYAKRESRPTVFQLRIDFLDTLGNAQTKLRERRIFELDVTAASTLTIERRDEQPLTLQKLENGSWELVVRHQEQGIQTQKGDAEIIEEILLWLNELKAVPGTGFVNDAPSAPDLESYGLEVPEYSITITSNRVYASEETLSQPATETLLIGDRSPDDRMESFVKRQSKDFVYSVYNDIFERIDNNPDRYKDRQIIDLPAGQRISRLTISRIANSEQLASFSLEANSAAPERARSLAAQIASLTVESFNPGGYTPTVDIAGRETPWVYQLTATVRNGNDDPDSAPEPIELLVSETSGGPLLYGAIPDRDLSFRFDIDFIDAFSEIVFDRVARPAPQQPFSSRPLPEQASQDQSQAQAEPESLPVDESPTPEENAAETSEDTAPEPAAD, from the coding sequence ATGCGCCTAAAAATCACCCTCACCCTTTTAGCCATACTGCTAGGACTGCTCACCTACATCTTCTACATCGACAATCAGATCGATGAGGACGACTACGACCAAACCCGCAGCAACGTTCTGGGCGACCTCGCGATCGGTCTCGACTACCTGAGCATCCTCAACAACGCCACCGGCCAGCGCATCACCCTGCAGCTGAGAAACAACAAATGGTTCCTCACCGAGCCCTACGAATGGCCCGCTAACGAATTCGCAGTGCAGCGCATCCTCACCGAGCTGCGCTTTCTCGAGCGCATCTCCAGCTTCGAGACCGACATCGTCAGCCAATCCGGGGTCTCCATGTCCGACTACGGCCTCCGCCCACCCCAAAGCACCCTCTTCCTCGGCCGCGGAAAGGAACGCGTCGCCATCGGCATCGGCAAACCCACCGAGATCGGCAACAACCTCTACATCCTCTCCACCGACCAAAGCCAAGTGCTGGTGGTCAACCGCAGCCTGCTGGAAAGCCTCAGCGTCTCGCTCGACAGCCTGCGCTCCTCGCGCCTCTTCCAAACCGCCGTCTTCGAAGTCACCTCATGGAACATCCAAGTGAGGGAAAACAACCGCAACGTACGCGCCTGGTTCGCCAAGGAGGGCGATCGCTGGAACTTTCAGACGCCCATCCGAGCCCGAGCCGATTCCGCCGCGGTCAATACCTTGCTCAACCGCTGCCTCAACCTGGAAGCGGACTCCATCGTGGCATCGAACCCCACCGACCTCTCGCCCTACGGACTGCAAAGCCCGCTCTACCGTATCGCCATCGAGTCCGACCAGAACCGCGAAGTGCTGGAAATCGGCGAGCGCATCTCGCCCGAATCCGACTTCCGCTACGCGAAACGCGAAAGCCGGCCCACCGTCTTCCAACTCCGCATCGACTTTCTGGATACACTCGGCAATGCCCAGACCAAACTCCGGGAGCGCCGCATCTTCGAGCTGGACGTCACCGCGGCCTCCACCCTCACCATCGAACGCCGAGACGAGCAGCCCCTCACCCTGCAGAAGCTGGAAAACGGCAGCTGGGAGCTGGTGGTGCGCCATCAGGAGCAGGGCATACAAACCCAAAAGGGAGACGCCGAAATCATCGAGGAAATCCTGCTCTGGCTCAACGAGCTGAAAGCGGTGCCCGGTACCGGCTTCGTCAACGACGCGCCCTCCGCGCCCGACCTCGAATCCTACGGACTCGAGGTTCCGGAATACTCCATCACCATCACTTCCAACCGCGTCTACGCCTCGGAGGAAACGCTGTCGCAGCCCGCCACCGAAACCCTGCTCATCGGCGACCGCTCCCCAGACGATCGCATGGAGAGCTTCGTCAAGCGGCAGAGCAAGGACTTCGTGTATTCGGTCTACAACGACATCTTCGAACGCATCGACAACAACCCCGACCGCTACAAGGACCGCCAGATCATCGACCTGCCAGCAGGCCAGCGCATCAGCCGCCTCACCATCAGCAGGATCGCCAACTCCGAGCAGTTGGCCAGCTTCTCGCTCGAAGCCAACAGCGCCGCTCCAGAACGCGCCAGAAGCCTCGCCGCCCAGATCGCCAGCCTGACCGTCGAAAGCTTCAATCCGGGCGGCTACACCCCCACAGTGGATATCGCTGGTCGGGAAACGCCATGGGTCTACCAATTGACCGCTACCGTCAGAAACGGTAACGACGATCCCGACTCCGCTCCCGAGCCGATCGAACTTCTCGTCTCGGAGACCTCCGGAGGCCCGCTGCTCTACGGAGCGATTCCCGACCGCGACCTGTCCTTCCGCTTCGACATCGACTTCATCGACGCCTTCTCGGAGATCGTTTTCGACCGCGTCGCCAGACCCGCCCCACAACAGCCTTTCAGCAGCCGTCCCCTGCCGGAGCAAGCAAGCCAAGACCAATCGCAGGCCCAAGCCGAGCCCGAGAGCTTGCCCGTCGACGAGTCCCCCACGCCAGAAGAAAACGCGGCCGAAACGAGCGAGGATACCGCCCCGGAACCCGCCGCGGACTAA
- a CDS encoding ABC transporter ATP-binding protein, giving the protein MDSRNNTIEVEKLHKRFGKVDAVNGISFEVGKGQIVGFLGPNGAGKSTTMRILTGYTRASSGSARICGIPVASHPHEIKRRIGYMPENNPLPHELRVREYLKWRAKMKEIPFSKRRRAVDAALERCDLARAQDRIIGKLSKGFRQRVGIADAILADPEVIIMDEPTIGLDPHQVILIRDLIAKLRGRMTVIISSHILPEIEMTCDQIIIINGGKIVGQGTPEELRTTFIDSTSYEIELNGELSELEKALEDLEAPDLAIDTTKAADANGFATIDLRIKGNCDYGEELFRCLSHHDSLRIRSLRKRAAPLENVFLAATRRSWEEVDEGIANPMPRAAEDRTDEIRPQEPRDAR; this is encoded by the coding sequence TTGGACTCCCGAAACAACACAATCGAAGTCGAGAAACTCCACAAGCGATTCGGCAAGGTCGACGCAGTGAATGGCATCAGCTTCGAAGTCGGCAAAGGCCAGATCGTCGGCTTTCTCGGACCCAACGGGGCGGGGAAAAGCACTACCATGCGCATCCTCACCGGCTACACGCGGGCGAGCTCGGGCTCCGCACGCATCTGCGGCATTCCCGTGGCCAGCCACCCGCACGAGATCAAGCGCCGCATCGGCTACATGCCGGAAAACAACCCGCTGCCGCACGAGCTTCGCGTGCGCGAGTACCTGAAATGGCGGGCCAAGATGAAGGAGATCCCCTTCTCCAAGCGCCGCCGTGCGGTCGACGCCGCCCTGGAGCGCTGCGACCTGGCCCGGGCTCAGGACCGCATCATCGGCAAGCTCTCCAAGGGCTTCCGCCAGCGCGTGGGCATCGCGGACGCCATCCTGGCGGATCCGGAGGTCATCATCATGGACGAGCCGACCATCGGGCTCGACCCGCATCAGGTCATCCTCATCCGCGACCTCATCGCCAAGCTTCGCGGACGCATGACGGTCATCATTTCCAGCCATATTCTGCCTGAGATCGAAATGACCTGCGACCAGATCATCATCATCAACGGCGGCAAGATCGTGGGTCAAGGCACGCCCGAGGAGCTGCGGACCACCTTCATCGACTCCACCTCCTACGAAATCGAGCTCAACGGCGAGCTCTCGGAGCTCGAAAAGGCCTTGGAAGACCTGGAGGCTCCCGACCTGGCGATCGATACCACCAAAGCCGCCGACGCGAACGGCTTCGCCACCATCGACCTGCGCATCAAAGGCAACTGCGACTACGGAGAGGAGCTTTTCCGCTGCCTCTCCCACCACGACTCCCTACGCATCCGTTCCTTGCGAAAACGGGCCGCGCCCCTGGAAAACGTCTTCCTGGCCGCCACCCGCCGCAGCTGGGAGGAAGTGGACGAAGGGATCGCGAACCCGATGCCTCGAGCCGCGGAAGACCGTACCGACGAAATACGCCCGCAGGAGCCGCGCGACGCTCGATGA
- a CDS encoding spermine synthase, translated as MKPRIKLAETSLESGNILALYEQDGAYSINYRGQELMHSKASASEVLLGQLGAAGLPAAEPSRTLVGGLGLGFTLRALLEAAPSESQIEVWELAPEVIEWNRQHLKSLNGRCLDDPRVRVETGDVAPVIRKAAPATYDCILLDVDNGPAPMVASGNASLYSPSGLRQLKASLKPNGQAIFWSAGPDERFALKLKKAGFVTQEIPAKVYEGAKRAAYRLYQARKA; from the coding sequence GTGAAACCTCGCATCAAACTCGCCGAAACCTCCCTCGAATCGGGAAACATCCTAGCCCTCTACGAACAGGACGGGGCCTACTCCATCAACTACCGTGGCCAAGAGCTCATGCACTCCAAGGCTTCCGCCTCGGAAGTCCTGCTAGGACAGCTGGGAGCAGCCGGCCTGCCCGCCGCCGAGCCGAGTCGTACCCTCGTCGGCGGCTTGGGTCTGGGCTTCACCTTGCGAGCGCTGCTGGAGGCCGCCCCGAGCGAAAGCCAGATCGAGGTTTGGGAGCTCGCTCCCGAGGTCATCGAGTGGAACCGCCAGCACCTGAAGTCCCTCAACGGGCGCTGCCTGGACGACCCGCGGGTGCGGGTGGAAACAGGAGACGTGGCCCCGGTCATCCGCAAAGCGGCCCCTGCCACCTACGATTGCATTCTGCTCGATGTCGACAATGGCCCGGCGCCCATGGTCGCCAGCGGAAACGCCTCCCTCTACTCCCCCTCCGGCCTACGGCAGCTCAAGGCGAGCCTCAAGCCGAACGGACAAGCCATCTTCTGGTCGGCCGGTCCCGACGAGCGATTCGCCCTGAAGCTCAAAAAGGCGGGCTTCGTCACCCAGGAAATCCCAGCCAAGGTCTACGAGGGAGCCAAGCGGGCCGCCTACCGTCTCTACCAAGCCCGCAAAGCCTGA
- a CDS encoding ABC transporter permease produces the protein MRHYFTLLRSEIWRLLINPSTYIAAFLFLLVMGFMFQYMLTLYSSDPQDETPSVLFFQMFFIPVFFMVPLLTMRSMADERSSGTIESLLTTPVTITEVVLAKFSASYLYYCTLWLITGTFHIIFFTFAQQDTIIDPYPLIGGYGFIFLSGALFLALGIFASSLTSSQLVAGILGFSLVFGFIVIGSNISDLTTIAPGQHLWIRQLADHTNALQHMSDFSAGIIDTRAVVLYITSSLAFLFLAILMVEYKDGLS, from the coding sequence GTGCGCCATTATTTCACACTTCTACGCAGCGAGATCTGGCGGTTGCTCATCAACCCCAGCACCTACATCGCGGCCTTCCTGTTTCTGTTGGTGATGGGCTTCATGTTCCAATACATGCTCACCCTCTACTCCTCCGACCCGCAGGACGAGACGCCTAGCGTGCTCTTCTTCCAGATGTTTTTCATCCCGGTCTTCTTCATGGTCCCTCTCCTCACCATGAGAAGCATGGCGGACGAGCGCAGCAGCGGCACCATCGAAAGCCTGCTCACCACGCCGGTCACCATCACCGAGGTGGTGCTTGCCAAGTTTTCCGCCAGCTACCTCTACTACTGCACGCTTTGGCTGATCACCGGGACCTTCCACATCATCTTCTTCACCTTCGCTCAACAGGACACCATCATCGACCCCTATCCGCTGATCGGCGGATACGGTTTCATCTTTCTCAGCGGAGCCCTCTTCCTGGCCCTCGGCATCTTCGCCAGCTCGCTCACCAGCAGCCAGCTGGTGGCAGGCATACTGGGATTCTCTCTGGTGTTCGGCTTCATCGTCATCGGCAGCAACATTTCCGACCTCACCACCATCGCTCCCGGACAGCACCTTTGGATTCGCCAGCTCGCCGATCACACCAACGCCCTGCAGCACATGAGCGACTTCTCCGCCGGCATCATCGACACCCGCGCCGTAGTGCTCTACATCACTTCGTCCCTAGCGTTCCTCTTCCTCGCCATTCTCATGGTGGAGTACAAGGACGGTCTGTCCTAA
- a CDS encoding glycerophosphodiester phosphodiesterase: protein MRGNPLPPIRHPPFQIVAHRGASGEAPENTLPAFQLAWDEGADAIEGDFHLTADQRVVCIHDEDTGRVSDKSLPIERTDFATLRGLDCGSWKSEAFAGARIPSLTEFLDLVPPGKSALLELKTGSKIVEPLLAELDQRPVDLSQLTFMSFQANALAELKGRRPQIEVRWLHEFCQPPDREALPFVIDTVRSCGASGVGLSALPLPSRSFAQGLRKAGIDLHVWTVDDPDLARRWIALGAASLTTNHPSRLRQQLSR from the coding sequence TTGCGAGGGAATCCACTGCCGCCAATTCGCCACCCACCCTTCCAGATCGTAGCCCATCGAGGCGCCTCCGGCGAAGCGCCGGAAAACACCCTGCCCGCTTTTCAGCTGGCATGGGACGAAGGCGCCGACGCCATCGAAGGCGACTTTCATCTGACCGCCGACCAGCGGGTGGTCTGCATTCACGACGAGGATACGGGACGCGTTTCCGACAAATCCCTTCCCATCGAGCGCACCGATTTCGCCACCCTGCGAGGACTCGACTGCGGAAGCTGGAAATCGGAGGCCTTCGCCGGAGCCCGCATTCCGAGCCTGACGGAGTTTCTCGACCTCGTACCGCCGGGCAAATCCGCCTTGCTGGAGCTCAAGACTGGATCGAAAATCGTGGAACCGCTGCTGGCGGAACTGGACCAGCGCCCGGTCGATCTATCGCAGCTCACCTTCATGTCCTTCCAAGCCAACGCCTTGGCGGAGCTCAAAGGACGGCGTCCCCAAATCGAGGTCCGCTGGCTGCACGAGTTTTGCCAGCCGCCTGATCGGGAAGCCCTGCCCTTCGTGATCGACACCGTCCGAAGCTGCGGAGCCAGCGGCGTAGGCCTGTCCGCCCTGCCCTTGCCCTCCCGAAGCTTCGCCCAGGGGCTGCGGAAGGCCGGCATCGACTTGCACGTCTGGACCGTCGACGATCCGGATCTCGCCAGGCGGTGGATCGCCCTGGGCGCCGCCTCGCTCACCACCAATCATCCGTCTCGCCTGCGTCAGCAGCTGTCTCGGTAG